In Klebsiella aerogenes, the DNA window GTCGAAGTCACGCGCAAGATTAACCCCGCGCTGGTCGGACTTAACGACCGCGCCATGCTCTTCGAGAAAGCCCGGAGGGCGTTATGTCCCTCAAAGAACTGATTTCTAACCCGTCGGGCCGGCTCAGCACCAGCGACACTATTACGTTTTTTACCTTTCTGGTCACGTCCGCGATCGTCATCTGGTACGGCTACAGCCTGCAGCTGCAGGAGTGGATGTTTACCGCCTACATCGTCGCGTGGGCGGGCCATAACATCGGGTCAAAACTGGTGGCCATGAAGCGCGATCAGCCTGCCACCGGTACAAACGGAGGTTCTCCTGATGGTCAGTAAACTCTGGACGCTGGTTAAACCGCTGCTCCCCTGGCTGGTTGCTATAGCGCTGATTCTGTTTGCGGGGATCTGGATTGGTATTCAGGTATGCGCCAGCCAGATGCGTGGAGATGTACAGACGGCGAACAACGCGACGGCGACCGTCCAGAAGGCGTTCGACGATTACAAGATTGAGCGCGAAAAAACGGATGCCGATCAGGCCAGGCA includes these proteins:
- a CDS encoding DUF2644 domain-containing protein; this translates as MSLKELISNPSGRLSTSDTITFFTFLVTSAIVIWYGYSLQLQEWMFTAYIVAWAGHNIGSKLVAMKRDQPATGTNGGSPDGQ